A single genomic interval of Asinibacterium sp. OR53 harbors:
- a CDS encoding DUF2130 domain-containing protein, protein MASFIINCPNCHHQFEPGDSIREEVEKELRGKVIEWQKKKDEEFRQKEQEAARQLETEKKRLRDELQDSLRKTITADFENQLKILQLADADKEEKLKEARKKELDFLQKEQALKAKEEELELSVQRRLLEAREQLKEQLVKEEAEKMNLKEQEYQLQVKELEKKLEDQKKLAEEMRRKSEQGSMQLQGEVQELMLEELLEAAFPFDKVEEVGKGVRGADCIQTVRNQFGNECGRIIYESKRTKDFANEWIEKLKADMRSQGADVAVIVTQALPKDMDRFGEKDGVYICTFAEVRSVALLLRNAILRIADAKKSQDNKGDKMVMLYDYLTSGEFGEQWKAIREGFMSIRQGIQKERDAMEKLWKAREKQLEKVLLNAAHIQGSVEGIAGSDVDLNLLDDNDSLLLE, encoded by the coding sequence ATGGCTTCATTCATAATAAATTGTCCCAATTGCCACCACCAGTTCGAACCGGGCGATTCCATCCGGGAAGAAGTGGAAAAAGAATTACGGGGCAAAGTGATCGAGTGGCAGAAGAAGAAAGACGAAGAATTCAGGCAGAAAGAGCAGGAGGCAGCCCGGCAACTGGAAACGGAAAAAAAACGCCTGCGGGATGAATTGCAGGACAGCTTGCGCAAGACCATCACTGCCGATTTCGAGAACCAGTTGAAAATCCTGCAGTTGGCAGATGCCGATAAAGAAGAAAAATTGAAGGAGGCAAGAAAAAAAGAATTGGATTTCCTGCAAAAAGAACAAGCATTGAAAGCAAAAGAAGAAGAGTTAGAACTTTCTGTTCAACGCAGGTTACTGGAAGCCAGGGAACAATTGAAAGAGCAACTGGTGAAAGAAGAAGCGGAAAAAATGAATCTCAAAGAGCAGGAATACCAACTGCAAGTAAAAGAGTTAGAAAAAAAACTGGAAGACCAGAAAAAGCTGGCCGAAGAAATGCGCCGCAAATCGGAACAAGGCAGCATGCAATTACAGGGCGAAGTACAGGAACTGATGCTGGAAGAACTGCTGGAAGCCGCCTTCCCTTTCGATAAAGTGGAAGAAGTGGGTAAAGGCGTTCGCGGGGCCGATTGTATCCAGACTGTACGCAACCAATTTGGCAACGAATGCGGCCGCATTATTTATGAAAGCAAACGCACCAAGGATTTTGCGAACGAATGGATAGAGAAACTGAAGGCAGATATGCGCAGCCAGGGAGCCGATGTTGCGGTGATCGTTACCCAGGCCTTACCAAAAGATATGGACCGGTTCGGAGAAAAAGACGGTGTTTATATCTGCACGTTTGCAGAAGTGAGAAGTGTTGCTTTGCTGCTGCGCAATGCCATCCTCCGGATTGCCGATGCGAAAAAAAGCCAGGATAACAAAGGCGATAAAATGGTGATGCTCTACGATTACCTCACGAGCGGAGAATTCGGCGAACAATGGAAAGCCATCCGCGAAGGTTTTATGAGCATCCGGCAGGGCATCCAGAAAGAACGCGACGCCATGGAAAAACTGTGGAAGGCCCGCGAAAAACAACTGGAGAAAGTGTTGCTCAACGCCGCACATATTCAGGGCTCTGTAGAAGGTATTGCCGGATCGGATGTAGACCTGAACCTGTTGGACGACAACGATTCTTTATTGCTTGAATAG